One Bacillus sp. E(2018) genomic window, TAGACGATTCCTTATCGTTTAACGGATGCGGTTGTCTGATCTTCTTTAAATATTCCGAGTACAAAATGTTCACAAGGTCTTTATGTATGTAATAGTCTTCAGATTCTATCCCTTCAATAGCAGAGATCAATTCTTCCTTCTCTATACAATGCGTAAGATAACCGTCAAACCCTGTTTCTTTAACTGTAGAAGTTCTCGACTGCTCCATTTCTGAATGAAGATTACAAGAAAATCCCCAGTCTTTACATTTGTGTCTCCCGCCAATGTTTTTATGCAGTTTATACTTCTTTGATAAAAATGATTCATTAATAGACTCTCTATCTCTTGGGTCAGTATGGGAATCCCAGAGACTACCACAATCTTTCTCAAGGTAAGTTCCTCCTGGTACATTTAGATAGGTTTTGAGAAACTGCTCAAATAATACCATAATCTATAAAAATATAAATTTATTTACATTTATTGAAAATTAAATTTAACCTAATAAAGAATTAGAGTTCCTGTATACCGTGAACGGCCATAAACACCTTCTCTAAATGGTCGATAATATAGGGTAGTGATCAGAAGATGACAATCTAGCAAGTAGACAGCAACGTGAACACGTTCGCATCAGACATCGAGAAATTGCAAGATCTATGGATAATCTTCAGAATCAAACGAACCAGTTTTCTTTATAAATAAAAATGATTTTGAACTTATAGTAGAGTCGAGGCTAGAAGAGATGAAGAAACGTACTAGAGGAGAAGAAAGGTTTATCTCACACGTTTTCGAAGCGGTTTTAAATAACGATCGTGAGCTGATGCATGGGTTATTTCTCATCCATGGTCAATATCATACAATTTCCTTTCAAGATGAGTCTTACATCCAAAGTCATCCGATCGTAAAAGATACTCATTGTATTTGTTTAGTGGGAGGGGAAGTGATCAACTATCTTCATCTCAAAGCAGGAGAACATGATCTTTCCAGATTATATGTAAAACGTTATCTGTCTCAGTTGGTTCACGGTGCTGAAAAAATGGCTCAAGAAGCATTTGAAGAATACGAAAACGAATATATTAGAAACTTCATCAAGTTGTTAAATAAGAAAAGCAGGCCACTCTCTTACTTAGAACAACTGAAAGATAAAATCCTAAAGCAAATAATAGCAGATGATATTGAAGATACTCAGTGATAATTTGTGAACAAACGCGTTTGTTTACAATTTCACTGATCCCGATGGGGGTGAATCATAAAATGAGAGGGGGAGAGCGTATTCTCCCCCCTTTTATATGGGTTAAACAGTTGTTTAAGAAGTAGGTTCCAAGTAAAACCCCCATCTTTTCCTCTTTGTTCTCTTCATTGTAAGCCTTCACTCATTAGAGAAGTAAAGGGATGCTTTCCGTTTCACTTCAAGCAAACTTTGTGAACTTTTTTATTTAAAAAACTTGCACAAACTTCAGAGTCCCTTGACTCTCTTTTCGTGAAAAACTTTAACGCTTTCTCAAACAAAGAGAGGAGCTGTTAAAGCTATGGAGAAAATTTACGAAATTCAACAGATCAAACAAGTAATCAAGGAGGTCGAGGGAAGTGGGAAACACATCGTGCGCTCACCTGTTGATGCTGCTGTAGTCGCAGCAGAAATCATCGGAGACGAAGACCGAGAAGTGTTTCTCGTGATGTGTCTTAATACGAAGAACCGGATTGTCGCGGTTCACCGTTGTCATGTAGGATCACTGGCCGCAAGCATCGTACATCCTCGTGAGGTGTTCAAGTCAGCCATTCTGAACAACGCGATGTCGATTATCGTGTCTCATCAACACCCTTCAGGAGACACGACACCTTCAAGAGAAGACATCGAAGTCACAAGACGCTTGATCGAAGCGGGAAAAGTGCTTGGCATTGAAGTACTAGACCACTTGATCGTGAATGCGCACGCTGAATACACAAGCTTAAAAGAAAAGGGCTATCTGTAACTCATTTGAGGAAAGAGCGAACTTCGTTCTTTCCTTTTTAAAAAAACCCTCCTGTATAAACAGGAGAGCAACTAGTGGTCAGAACGGGAAAGAAGTTAGGTTGATGAATGCGAGCGCTTCTTTTTCATCCATGAAAGCTTTTACTTTATCTTGCGTTCCTGTGTTCTTCGAGATGCGGTTGATCTGCATCTGTTGGATGATATCTTTACAAATCACAACGTTCTTCTCAACGTTTTGAGCGACAACGTCCATCAGCTCTGACCAAACTTGTTGTACATCTTGTTTGTATGGACCGTTCAGTTCACGGTTATCCACGATAAAGTGCTTGATGTTCGGGTTGCTTACTTCTTTTTTAACCTTCTCTGCGATCTCTTTTGCTTCTTCGATCGTAATCATCGTAGTCGTAGCTCTCCAATAAAAAACTCCACTATGTACCTTTGTTACCGCTTTAGTTGCGTTCATCTTATATTCCTCCATTTTTTGTTTTTATTTTATTAATCCGTTCTCAACAAAGATCTCATGTGCGGCATAAACCGCGTTGATCGCTCGCGGAAAACCTGTATACGGTGCCGCGTGAAGTATGATCTCAAAGATCTCTTCTTTCGATAGACCTGCATGCAGAGCTGCATTGATATGAAACTTTAGTGCAGATTCTGTGTTTCCTTGAGCGATTAAAATGGATAGGGTGATGATCTCTTGCTGCTTCAGATCGAGTACGTCGCGTTCATATAACTCTTTATGAAGCTTTGTGGCTAGATCACCAAGATCGGGGAAGACCTCTTTAAGATTCTTCATGATCGATACACCTTTCATGCCAGAAAGGTTCTCAAGGCTTTTCATCTCTTCTGTGTGTGTTGACACTTCCTTCACCTCCTCAGATTAACCTCTTTGTAAAGTAGGTGGGATCTCTTCTTGGTCTACCATGACTTCAATCACAGTCGGGCCATCATGATGGTTCAATCCATTGTTTACGGCCGATTTCAACTCCTCTAGTGTCCAGCACTTAAAGGCGCGTGCGCCCATGGCTTCACTAAACTTTTCTACATCCAGTTCTTGTTTGAAACGTGTCCCTACCGCTTTACCCACGTTCTTAGACATCCCTTTATCAACCATGTCTAATCGACCGTTGTTAAAGATCACAAACAGAGTTGCTGCTCCCAGATCGACCGCAGTTGATATCTCATTTCCATGCATGAAGAAGCAACCATCTCCCGCTAGACAAACGATTGGTTGATCTGGTCTACTTACTTTTGCTCCGATGCTGTAGCCAATCGCATGACCCATCGCTCCAAACACATCATCAAAATAGAACGAACCAGATATGGGGAGAGAGAGGTGTTTGATCGCATAAAACGAATGGCTTCCATCATCACCGAAGAAAACCGTTTCACTAGGTAGAGATTCTCGTAGTGTAAAGATGATGTCTTTGGATAACATCCTCTCCGTATTTGCTATTTCTTCAACGCTTGTCTCTTGAAGAATCTGTGGCTCTGGACGAGTATTCTCTCCGTTCCATAAACTCAACAAACTTCTCACGTTGCTTGCCGCATCTCCAAGGATATGGTGTGTAATAGCCGGAATCGATTTACCGATGAACGTATGATCATAATCAAAATGGATGATAGTCTCCGGGTAGCGAGACGGGTCCAGACCGACGATCGACATGTCTGATAACTTAGAACCTATCACGATTACAAGATCACTTCTTTGAGTTAGAAAGTCTGTCGACCGATCTGATCCTCCGAGCCCGAATCCATCTAGAGAAAGTTCATGGGTGGTAGGGAACGTGCCTTTTCCACCGGGTGTCGTCATCACAGGGATGCTGAAGGCTTCTGCCAACTGTATGACTTCTTCGTAGGCATGTGAAGCATGAACGCCTTTTCCTAAGATCATCACGGGACGTTTTGCGTTATGAATACTTGTTAAAGCTTCTTGTAACGACTCTTTTGTCGCAACCATCTGTGGCGCCTCTTTCGGTTGCAAGACGAAAGGTTCTATCTCTTCTAGCAACACATCCATCGGAATGGAGAGGTGAACCGGTCCTTTAACGCCATGAAGCGCTTTTTCAATCGCATGTGTAAAGTAGCTCTGAAACGATTCAGCACGATCAACTCTTGCGCTGAACTTTGTGACGGGTTCAAACATCTTTACAAGATCGGTACCAAAAGAAGTGGAGTCCTGACCGAACGGTTTTCCGATGTCTTTAGAAGAAGGTTGTCCAGTTAAGAACAACACGGGTAGATGCCAAGCTTTCGCCTGTGCGGCAGCTGTTAATAGATTGGTCCCTCCAGGTCCAGAGGTTCCGATGGCAACACCGATCGTTTTATTAATGAGAGAGTAACCAGAAGCGATGTAGCCAGCTCCACCTTCATGTCTGGTTAGGTTAAAAGGGATTCCTTGTCGATCAAGTTCCAGCAGAATCGGTACGACGGCTTTACCAGGAATACCAAATGTGTGTTCAACGCCTAAGTTTTTTAAGTTCATCACAAGAACGTCTGCAATTTTTTTCATGGATGTATCTCCTTTGTTCATAAAAAAACGACCTATTGAGTAGCACAAATAGGACGTTTTAAAACGTTGTGCAACCCAGCCATCCTAGCAATTCTGCTTTAGATCTGTAGGCTTTGCGTCCCCGTCTTTCGGCGGGTTTGCCTTATTCTCTTTTTTAAGTGGATCCCAGCTGGAATCAGGAATTACCATATGTACAACTATCCTATCGGTATGAAGAATGAATTTATTAAGTTATAAACTGTAATAAAATATTTCTGAATTTAAATAACATTCTGTTTAATATATGATCTAATTGTATTGTTATCTTTAATATATGCTTATATGAATAAAACCACATATATGTTGTTGTATATGAGGTTTTATATATAAAGGTAAAGAAAAAGGGAAGGGCGACAATTAATTTGGAGCAAGAGGGAGGACTTTTCTATGATATAATAAGAGGAACAGCTACATATGCAGGGTGGGCAGTGGCAATCCCCGGTAAGAAAGGGGGTGTCGCTGATGGTTACTGTATCTGACACACTAACACTCATGATCTCTTTTGCAACACTGATCGTTGCAGTAATCGCGGTTACGACAAAAAAGTAACCCACCCTGCTGGCCGCTGGTGATAGGTTACTTTTTTTGTATCTCTATTTACTTAAAGCCACTGCACTTCTTGCAGAATAGCTGTTATGGGGGTATCGGTTGGTGGCCGATGCTCCCTTTTTATACTATGTTCTATCTAGCTATATTATAAACCTTTAAAGTAAAGATTACAATCAACAGTAAATTCCATAATGATATGACATCGCTCCTCTTGTGAAGACAATTACAGTTATAGAACCTTGTTTCCATCTTATTTTTTATGGGTAATGTACAAAGATTACTTATTCAAAGGGGACAAGATTATGTTGAAAGAATATGAGGTTTTCCTGTTCCATAGAGAATTGGATTATTTATACAAATTACAAATTTTATGTACCAACCCTACCATAAAAAAAGAAATAATTAATCAAATACAGTTGTTTAGACAAGTGCTTGATTTTGAATTTTAGTATTTGTTAAACAGTAAAAAAGAACCTAACTTTCTAAATTAAGTTAGGTTTTTTTTTGTTAACTCTTAAAATTAACCTCAATGTAAATTTAAATCTTTTACTTACAAATTTAGCCTTGATAATTCTTTAATTAGAGAAGAACAATTTCAAACGAAAAGAATCGAAAGAATCTTGGCTAAAACTGTCCAATCAAATGATGAAATACTTTATCCGGCAAGATTGTGCTTATATTTCTTTTACTTTAGAACCATCTATCAGGAATAAAAAAGAAACAGGATAGAAGGGTATCGGTGGGACCCGTACTTCTTTCTTAATTTTCTTTTTCAAAAAAGCTAATTGTTTAATGTTAATCAACATGATGTGTTTACGCAATACCAATAAATATATATTTGGTTTTTGAACTATGTATTAATGGCTATTCAATTTTCTTATTAGCGTATTAAGCGTATGTTTTTCTTCTGTAGTTAAGGATTCTTCCAAAAAGGAAATAATAGAATCTTGTTTATCCTTTAATGCTTGCGCTAGTACTTTCCCTTCTTCTTTTAGGTTAATAATTACAACCCGTCTATCAAGCTGGTTGTAAGTTCTTGAAATAAGATCCTTCTTAATTAACTTGTCAGTAAGAGCTGAAACGGAAGGAGGCGTGATATCCATTTGATAGGCAATCTCCGTTATACTCAAGTTCTTATGCAATAGAAGGACTAATAAAAGGTCAATCTGCTTAAAACCAAGCGTTTCACCTTCTGTAATATTTGATCTAATATAATCTACA contains:
- the radC gene encoding DNA repair protein RadC, giving the protein MEKIYEIQQIKQVIKEVEGSGKHIVRSPVDAAVVAAEIIGDEDREVFLVMCLNTKNRIVAVHRCHVGSLAASIVHPREVFKSAILNNAMSIIVSHQHPSGDTTPSREDIEVTRRLIEAGKVLGIEVLDHLIVNAHAEYTSLKEKGYL
- a CDS encoding carboxymuconolactone decarboxylase family protein, with protein sequence MSTHTEEMKSLENLSGMKGVSIMKNLKEVFPDLGDLATKLHKELYERDVLDLKQQEIITLSILIAQGNTESALKFHINAALHAGLSKEEIFEIILHAAPYTGFPRAINAVYAAHEIFVENGLIK
- a CDS encoding thiamine pyrophosphate-binding protein, whose protein sequence is MKKIADVLVMNLKNLGVEHTFGIPGKAVVPILLELDRQGIPFNLTRHEGGAGYIASGYSLINKTIGVAIGTSGPGGTNLLTAAAQAKAWHLPVLFLTGQPSSKDIGKPFGQDSTSFGTDLVKMFEPVTKFSARVDRAESFQSYFTHAIEKALHGVKGPVHLSIPMDVLLEEIEPFVLQPKEAPQMVATKESLQEALTSIHNAKRPVMILGKGVHASHAYEEVIQLAEAFSIPVMTTPGGKGTFPTTHELSLDGFGLGGSDRSTDFLTQRSDLVIVIGSKLSDMSIVGLDPSRYPETIIHFDYDHTFIGKSIPAITHHILGDAASNVRSLLSLWNGENTRPEPQILQETSVEEIANTERMLSKDIIFTLRESLPSETVFFGDDGSHSFYAIKHLSLPISGSFYFDDVFGAMGHAIGYSIGAKVSRPDQPIVCLAGDGCFFMHGNEISTAVDLGAATLFVIFNNGRLDMVDKGMSKNVGKAVGTRFKQELDVEKFSEAMGARAFKCWTLEELKSAVNNGLNHHDGPTVIEVMVDQEEIPPTLQRG
- a CDS encoding putative holin-like toxin; the protein is MQGGQWQSPVRKGVSLMVTVSDTLTLMISFATLIVAVIAVTTKK
- a CDS encoding MarR family transcriptional regulator encodes the protein MKKESIELTSLYRLVDYIRSNITEGETLGFKQIDLLLVLLLHKNLSITEIAYQMDITPPSVSALTDKLIKKDLISRTYNQLDRRVVIINLKEEGKVLAQALKDKQDSIISFLEESLTTEEKHTLNTLIRKLNSH